One window of Paenibacillus sp. FSL K6-3182 genomic DNA carries:
- a CDS encoding ABC transporter substrate-binding protein/permease — protein MNRKKLKVIYLSLIVFTVLLIGLGQAFPMGKSSAYSVSAESASSTTVNGQKKKLIMGTSADYPPYESVDAKNNGEFVGLDIDIAKYITSQLGYELEITHMDFNGLVAALQTGRVDFVMSAMSATDERRQNVDFSDTYYAARNTIVSKKSAPLETEASLSGKLIATQLGSTQDLYAETIEGATLKKLNKIPDLIQELNTGRVDAAIVEDAVAIEMTNLNPGLAMHFLPAESAENGYAIAFPKKSTIVNEFNGVLSEMKDDGKLDEIVQKWFTAEKEQSNSLLNLNIDFSILKGYTPYILKGVYVTLLFTFVSALFGLVWGTVLSLFKISGIKPLEWFATAYTSIFRGTPLLVQLTIIYYATPQLFNYDIPALMAAGLAFGLNSAAYLSETIRGGIMAVDKGQREAAIALGIPYRKMMLRIIFPQALRNILPALVNECVALLKESSLVSVIGVSDLMRRADVVRSTEFRSIEVLLFIAAIYYVLVLVLTSFARMLERRLRRSD, from the coding sequence ATGAATCGAAAAAAGCTCAAAGTCATTTATTTATCGCTTATCGTCTTTACGGTTCTGCTAATCGGACTTGGACAAGCCTTCCCTATGGGGAAAAGCAGCGCTTATTCCGTTAGTGCAGAGAGTGCATCAAGCACCACAGTTAATGGTCAAAAAAAGAAACTAATAATGGGCACATCCGCCGATTATCCACCTTACGAAAGCGTCGATGCCAAAAACAACGGCGAATTCGTTGGATTAGATATCGATATAGCCAAGTATATCACTAGTCAGCTCGGATACGAACTGGAAATCACACACATGGATTTCAATGGGCTTGTTGCTGCGCTTCAGACCGGCCGAGTCGACTTCGTCATGTCCGCAATGTCCGCCACGGATGAGCGCAGGCAAAATGTCGATTTCTCTGATACGTATTACGCTGCCCGCAATACGATTGTCTCAAAGAAGTCTGCACCGCTCGAAACAGAAGCTTCTTTATCGGGTAAACTAATCGCGACGCAGCTTGGCTCCACACAGGATCTTTACGCAGAAACGATTGAAGGAGCCACGCTTAAGAAACTTAATAAGATTCCAGATCTTATTCAAGAGCTGAACACCGGCCGCGTCGATGCGGCTATCGTAGAAGACGCTGTTGCTATTGAGATGACCAACCTTAACCCCGGTTTGGCGATGCATTTCCTGCCCGCTGAATCGGCAGAAAATGGTTATGCCATTGCATTTCCTAAGAAGTCCACTATTGTGAACGAGTTTAATGGTGTTCTTTCCGAAATGAAGGACGACGGCAAGCTCGATGAAATCGTACAGAAATGGTTTACTGCTGAGAAGGAACAATCCAATTCTCTGCTTAATTTGAACATCGACTTCAGTATACTGAAGGGATACACTCCTTACATTCTGAAGGGTGTATATGTCACGCTGCTCTTCACCTTTGTATCCGCATTATTCGGACTTGTGTGGGGTACAGTGCTTTCCCTATTCAAAATATCCGGCATTAAGCCGCTCGAGTGGTTCGCAACCGCTTATACATCTATATTCCGCGGTACGCCGCTGCTTGTACAGCTGACCATTATTTATTATGCAACGCCGCAGCTATTCAATTACGATATACCTGCATTAATGGCTGCTGGCCTTGCCTTCGGACTCAATTCAGCTGCCTATTTGTCTGAAACGATCCGCGGCGGCATAATGGCCGTGGACAAAGGACAGCGCGAGGCTGCCATTGCACTCGGCATTCCGTACCGGAAGATGATGCTTCGCATTATATTCCCGCAGGCGCTTCGTAATATTTTGCCGGCGCTCGTGAACGAATGTGTTGCTTTGCTTAAGGAATCGTCACTCGTATCTGTCATTGGGGTATCCGATTTGATGCGCCGTGCAGATGTAGTGCGCTCCACTGAGTTCCGCTCCATCGAAGTATTATTATTTATAGCTGCAATCTATTACGTGCTTGTGCTCGTCTTAACATCGTTTGCTCGAATGCTTGAAAGGAGGCTGCGCCGCAGTGATTAA
- the yidC gene encoding membrane protein insertase YidC yields the protein MQTNNVFTSLKYGRVLMAGLMLAGLLLVSGCSTASGTIDGNTPGIFNHYVIYPLSAVLQYLADMFGGNYGFAIIGITLMIRLVLLPLMMRQYRSQNQMKTKMAILQPELKQLQDKYKNKSDAASKQKLQQETMQLYQKHQVNPLAIGCLPMLIQMPILMGLYSAIKLTPELADHSFLWFKLGSPDIVLPIIAALVYFVQFKVSQTTQPNANAAQQKQMAFMGYLSPILMGVFALSAPAAISLYWVTGGLFMIAQSYLAKKVYAPKVDVALEGSA from the coding sequence ATGCAAACGAACAATGTATTCACTTCTTTAAAATACGGACGTGTATTAATGGCCGGTTTGATGCTGGCAGGTCTGCTTCTAGTAAGCGGTTGTAGTACGGCTAGTGGAACGATTGATGGAAATACACCGGGTATTTTTAACCACTATGTCATTTACCCATTATCAGCGGTGCTTCAATATCTGGCTGATATGTTTGGCGGAAATTACGGTTTTGCGATTATTGGCATTACACTTATGATCAGACTTGTTCTACTGCCGCTCATGATGCGCCAGTATCGCTCTCAGAACCAGATGAAAACAAAGATGGCTATCCTTCAGCCGGAGCTCAAGCAGCTCCAAGATAAATACAAAAACAAGTCAGATGCAGCATCCAAGCAGAAGCTGCAGCAGGAAACGATGCAGCTTTACCAGAAGCATCAGGTGAATCCGCTCGCTATCGGGTGTTTGCCAATGCTCATTCAGATGCCGATTTTGATGGGTCTATATTCCGCGATCAAGCTTACGCCAGAGCTGGCGGATCATTCGTTTCTTTGGTTTAAGCTAGGCTCGCCGGATATTGTTCTGCCGATTATCGCAGCGCTCGTTTATTTTGTACAATTCAAGGTTTCGCAGACGACGCAGCCCAATGCGAATGCTGCACAGCAGAAGCAGATGGCTTTCATGGGTTACCTATCTCCAATACTGATGGGCGTATTCGCTCTATCGGCACCGGCTGCTATCTCACTTTACTGGGTAACAGGTGGGTTGTTCATGATTGCACAATCTTATTTAGCCAAAAAAGTGTACGCGCCGAAGGTGGATGTCGCACTCGAGGGCAGCGCCTAA
- a CDS encoding extracellular solute-binding protein, translated as MVIHSRNIGVRAGCRFFIVLLILFICASCTATSAPNERKDANTKTTISIMAPLHFPHPPSEEIIALIEDLTNVKLDINWVPDGIYTDKMNTALSTNSLKKATFVKHTDYIFVKNAIRSGSFWEIGPYLERFPNLRHLNSGILGQSAIDGGIYGLYTERPSSRQGVIIREDWLDNLKLDKPGTIEELYEVIRQFTLGDPDRNGKKDTVGLADRNDLVFGAFKTLSSYFGTPNNWGIVDKKIVPEFETAAYMDTMNFMKKLYDEQLINADFAVTSKEMQRANIIRGAAGVYIGSMTDVQRLSDEAKQINPAARFTLVNRIQGPDGYRVWSIPNYNGLYLFSKKAIRTEEELLEQLAFFDRTMDKDVANLMRYGIEGKHYLMEGEEVLLPEETSQLRVTEVNALYPLMIADLSNPNVRKVAEKETMWEMAERLSADNDKFLVTDKVIGLESKTYDEKSMELYKIISDATYKYILGQISMEGFYQEVERWKRSGGSLMISEYTDAYFKKQ; from the coding sequence GTGGTAATCCATTCACGGAACATAGGAGTACGCGCAGGCTGTCGCTTTTTTATCGTGCTGCTTATCCTTTTCATTTGCGCTTCATGCACCGCTACTTCTGCTCCAAATGAGCGAAAAGACGCAAACACAAAAACGACGATCTCCATTATGGCACCGCTGCACTTTCCCCATCCGCCAAGTGAAGAGATCATTGCGCTCATCGAGGATTTAACAAATGTGAAGCTTGATATTAACTGGGTACCGGATGGCATCTACACAGATAAAATGAACACAGCTCTCTCCACAAATTCGCTGAAGAAGGCGACTTTCGTGAAGCATACCGATTATATTTTTGTGAAAAATGCCATTCGCTCGGGCTCTTTCTGGGAGATCGGCCCTTATTTGGAGCGGTTCCCGAATTTAAGGCATTTGAATAGCGGCATTTTGGGGCAATCCGCAATTGATGGCGGCATATACGGGCTTTACACGGAGCGGCCATCGTCTAGACAAGGCGTTATTATAAGGGAAGACTGGCTGGATAATCTCAAGCTGGACAAGCCAGGAACGATTGAGGAGCTGTATGAGGTCATTCGGCAGTTTACGCTCGGTGACCCGGACCGTAATGGAAAAAAGGATACCGTCGGACTGGCTGACCGTAATGATTTGGTATTTGGCGCCTTTAAGACGCTGAGCTCTTATTTCGGCACGCCGAACAACTGGGGTATCGTCGATAAGAAGATAGTTCCTGAGTTCGAAACGGCAGCCTATATGGATACGATGAATTTCATGAAGAAGCTGTATGATGAGCAGCTCATAAACGCGGATTTTGCGGTAACGAGCAAGGAGATGCAGCGGGCTAACATTATACGAGGTGCAGCAGGCGTATATATCGGCAGCATGACCGACGTGCAGAGGCTCTCGGATGAAGCGAAGCAGATCAATCCTGCTGCGCGCTTCACCTTGGTGAATCGCATTCAAGGACCGGATGGGTATCGTGTCTGGTCGATTCCGAATTATAACGGGCTTTATTTATTTTCCAAAAAGGCGATTCGGACGGAAGAGGAGCTGCTGGAGCAGCTTGCGTTCTTTGACCGTACGATGGATAAGGATGTTGCCAATCTTATGCGGTACGGGATAGAAGGCAAGCACTATCTTATGGAGGGTGAAGAGGTCCTACTGCCTGAAGAGACGTCACAGCTGCGTGTAACCGAGGTCAACGCGCTTTATCCGCTTATGATTGCCGATCTAAGCAATCCGAATGTACGGAAGGTAGCAGAGAAAGAAACGATGTGGGAGATGGCGGAGCGTCTCAGCGCAGATAACGATAAGTTTCTCGTGACGGACAAGGTCATTGGCCTTGAATCGAAGACGTACGATGAGAAGAGCATGGAGCTGTACAAAATCATCTCCGACGCGACATACAAATATATTCTCGGACAGATTAGTATGGAAGGATTTTATCAGGAGGTGGAACGCTGGAAGCGCAGCGGCGGCAGCTTAATGATTAGCGAGTATACGGATGCGTATTTCAAGAAGCAATGA
- a CDS encoding extracellular solute-binding protein, with amino-acid sequence MKKKSFSILMGVVLTFSLLLAACSSGSNNGKNNTPPAATNDSAAKTEETDKPAEPEKPTEITIMLPLNIAETPPDTIKNELEKLTNTKLTYQFFPADTYEEKLNASFATGSLPQVTYLKNQATFVQMKEAIRDGQFWEIGPYFSEFPNLSKLKEEILNNTKVDGKLYSLYIGRPLARQGIIYRKDWADKLGLAAPANVDELFAMMEKFTTGDPDGNNKPDTIGLADRNDLVYGAFKTASAWFGTPNNWGERDGQLVPEFTTPEYAATMDFIKKIRDAKAMNVDFAATSKTDQVNMFTSGKAGVYIGSMQDVDSLVKDLVKNVPTAVVDTHSMIAGPDGKLASWSIPGYNNVALFPKSAIKDEAELKKILAYFDQLMTPEVANMMFWGIEGTHYTVVDGKAKASADKELTEREVKGFKDSVIGEPETNGMYDGFHELPARIHAEQLIIENEKIAIADPTAPLDSKTYTEKGTELQEIIKDATYKYIYGSIDKAGFDKAVEDWKKRGGAQIIEEYNAAYKK; translated from the coding sequence ATGAAGAAAAAATCGTTTTCGATTCTGATGGGCGTAGTTTTGACATTTAGTTTATTGCTCGCAGCTTGTTCTAGCGGCAGCAATAATGGAAAAAATAATACGCCGCCAGCAGCAACCAATGACAGCGCAGCAAAGACGGAAGAGACAGACAAACCGGCAGAGCCGGAGAAGCCGACTGAAATTACGATCATGCTGCCTCTTAACATCGCAGAGACACCGCCAGATACAATCAAAAACGAGCTGGAGAAGCTGACGAACACAAAACTAACGTATCAATTTTTTCCGGCAGACACGTATGAGGAGAAGCTGAACGCATCCTTTGCGACGGGCTCGCTGCCGCAGGTTACTTATTTGAAGAACCAAGCGACCTTCGTTCAAATGAAGGAAGCGATCAGGGACGGTCAGTTTTGGGAAATTGGACCTTATTTCAGCGAGTTTCCTAACCTGAGCAAGCTGAAGGAAGAGATTTTGAACAATACAAAAGTGGATGGCAAGCTATATTCGTTATACATCGGCAGACCGCTTGCTCGACAAGGCATTATTTATCGCAAGGACTGGGCAGATAAGCTTGGCCTCGCCGCACCGGCAAACGTGGATGAGCTGTTTGCGATGATGGAGAAATTTACGACAGGCGACCCGGATGGCAACAACAAGCCGGACACGATTGGTTTAGCTGACCGGAATGATCTCGTATATGGTGCGTTCAAAACGGCCTCCGCATGGTTCGGCACGCCGAACAACTGGGGTGAGCGGGACGGCCAGCTTGTTCCAGAGTTTACGACGCCTGAATATGCAGCCACGATGGATTTTATCAAAAAAATTCGCGACGCCAAAGCGATGAACGTAGACTTTGCAGCGACAAGCAAAACAGATCAAGTCAATATGTTCACGAGCGGCAAGGCAGGCGTATACATCGGCTCCATGCAGGATGTCGACTCACTAGTGAAGGACCTTGTTAAAAACGTGCCGACCGCAGTCGTTGATACACACAGCATGATCGCTGGACCAGACGGGAAGCTGGCATCGTGGTCCATTCCGGGCTACAACAACGTAGCCTTATTCCCGAAATCTGCGATTAAAGACGAAGCCGAGCTGAAGAAAATTTTGGCTTACTTCGATCAGCTGATGACGCCGGAAGTGGCGAACATGATGTTCTGGGGCATTGAAGGCACTCATTATACGGTAGTGGATGGCAAGGCAAAAGCATCGGCAGATAAAGAGCTGACGGAGCGCGAGGTCAAAGGCTTTAAGGACAGCGTTATTGGTGAGCCGGAAACAAACGGTATGTACGATGGTTTCCACGAGCTTCCGGCGAGAATTCATGCGGAGCAGCTCATTATCGAGAACGAGAAAATCGCCATTGCCGATCCTACTGCGCCGCTTGATTCGAAAACGTATACCGAGAAAGGCACGGAGCTTCAGGAAATTATAAAGGATGCCACTTACAAATATATTTATGGATCGATTGATAAGGCTGGATTCGACAAAGCGGTTGAGGATTGGAAGAAGCGCGGTGGGGCTCAGATTATCGAGGAATACAATGCTGCTTACAAAAAATAA
- a CDS encoding carbohydrate ABC transporter permease has translation MVEDKTFSGRLFSIVNFTLLAIIALVTVLPFLHVVAGSFTTSAEMAMKKFILVPTIWSFDAYKFIFSTNTIFRAMTVSTGVTIVGTLFSMFTTALMAYGLSRRDLDGRKGIMFLVVFTMLFSGGLIPTFLVVREMGLIDSYAALIIPSAISAFNLIILKNFFQNIPEGLEESAKIDGCNDFGILFRIVLPLSMPAIATISLFYAVTYWNTYLSAILYLDDSAKWPIQVLLRQIVVLASGLDYSSDLDAAVPPPDQTVKMAVIVVATLPILIVYPFLQKHFAKGAMLGSIKG, from the coding sequence ATGGTAGAGGATAAAACGTTTAGCGGGCGGCTATTTTCCATTGTGAACTTCACGCTCCTTGCCATTATCGCGCTCGTTACGGTGCTTCCGTTTCTGCATGTTGTTGCCGGATCATTCACCACAAGCGCTGAGATGGCGATGAAGAAGTTCATCCTCGTGCCAACGATTTGGAGCTTTGATGCCTATAAATTCATATTCTCGACCAATACGATTTTTCGTGCCATGACGGTATCGACCGGCGTTACGATCGTCGGTACCCTGTTCAGCATGTTCACAACAGCGTTGATGGCCTATGGCTTGTCGCGAAGAGATCTCGACGGACGCAAGGGAATTATGTTTCTCGTCGTATTTACGATGCTGTTCAGCGGCGGACTCATTCCGACATTCCTCGTTGTGCGCGAGATGGGGCTGATCGACAGCTATGCAGCGCTCATTATTCCGTCGGCAATCAGCGCATTCAACCTTATTATTTTGAAAAACTTTTTTCAAAATATACCCGAAGGGCTTGAGGAATCTGCCAAAATCGACGGCTGCAACGACTTTGGCATCTTGTTCCGTATCGTGCTCCCGCTATCGATGCCCGCGATCGCTACCATTTCATTATTTTACGCGGTCACGTATTGGAATACGTATCTCAGTGCGATTCTGTACTTGGATGACAGCGCCAAATGGCCGATTCAAGTGCTGCTCCGCCAAATCGTCGTGCTGGCTAGCGGCCTAGACTACAGCTCCGACCTGGATGCGGCGGTTCCGCCGCCGGATCAGACGGTGAAGATGGCTGTCATCGTTGTAGCGACGCTGCCTATTCTGATCGTATATCCGTTCTTGCAAAAGCATTTCGCCAAGGGTGCGATGCTGGGCTCGATTAAAGGTTGA
- a CDS encoding sugar ABC transporter permease has protein sequence MQEAHQENAVQLVRVPQPRTSELKKRLWKNKWLYVMLLPGVLFFIIFKYIPMFGLAIAFQDYKPFKGIGGSEWVGFKHFERLFTEPDFLNILTNTLLLFGMNLLFYFPIPILLALMLNEVRFSFFKRTFQTLVYLPHFMSWVIIVSISFVMLTSDGGIVNELLEYFGFEKVNFLLSPEWFRPTYIIQVIWREAGWGTIIYLAAIASVDPGLYEAARMDGAGRLRQVWHITLPAIRSVIIILLILKIGDVLELGFEHVYLLLNSMNREVAEIIDTYVYTAGLRQGKFSYSTAIGFFKSFIGLVLVITANRLAKKMGEEGIY, from the coding sequence ATGCAAGAAGCTCATCAGGAAAACGCGGTTCAACTGGTAAGGGTACCTCAGCCTAGAACGAGCGAGCTTAAGAAGCGGCTTTGGAAAAACAAATGGCTCTATGTCATGCTGCTGCCGGGCGTGCTTTTCTTTATTATTTTTAAATATATTCCGATGTTTGGGCTTGCCATTGCCTTTCAAGACTATAAGCCGTTCAAGGGTATTGGCGGGAGTGAGTGGGTTGGCTTCAAGCATTTTGAACGTTTGTTCACGGAGCCTGATTTTTTGAACATTTTGACGAATACGCTGCTGCTGTTTGGCATGAATTTATTGTTTTATTTTCCGATCCCGATTCTGCTGGCGCTTATGCTGAACGAGGTTCGATTCTCTTTTTTCAAACGGACGTTTCAAACGCTTGTGTATTTGCCGCATTTTATGTCTTGGGTCATTATTGTGTCGATCAGCTTCGTCATGCTAACGTCGGACGGCGGTATCGTGAACGAGCTGCTTGAGTACTTTGGATTCGAAAAAGTCAATTTCCTGCTCAGCCCCGAGTGGTTCAGACCAACCTATATCATTCAGGTGATCTGGCGGGAAGCGGGTTGGGGAACGATCATATATTTGGCGGCCATCGCCTCCGTCGATCCTGGCCTCTATGAGGCAGCACGTATGGATGGAGCGGGTCGGCTTAGACAGGTATGGCATATTACGCTGCCTGCCATTCGCAGCGTTATTATTATTTTGCTCATTCTAAAGATCGGCGATGTGCTTGAGCTTGGCTTCGAGCATGTTTACCTGCTGCTGAACTCGATGAATCGCGAGGTTGCTGAGATTATCGATACCTATGTCTATACGGCTGGACTTAGACAGGGGAAATTCAGCTACAGCACGGCGATTGGCTTCTTCAAATCCTTTATCGGGCTTGTGCTTGTAATAACGGCAAATAGGCTCGCGAAGAAGATGGGCGAGGAAGGCATCTATTAG
- a CDS encoding sugar phosphate isomerase/epimerase codes for MSVGVLAHLFGSLPYKELAPKVAESGFSHVQLALWKAISDVDFSKPGNLSPGLANAIGEQFDKHGVSISVLGCYVHLFERDEQLRRANVNRFKELLRYAKYFGAPMVAAETGRNEGGDYTDRDWSVMKATLEELVEEAEKWGVFVGLEAANDHLIGTAPELARMLGEVPSSNIGVVIDPGNLLTSSNFARQDEVIGQAFELLGDRIIAAHAKDRMLLGSGELATVTAGLGQMNYELYMKLLNQYKPHVHIIMEEAKEHQMAESKAYIDGIRARV; via the coding sequence ATGTCAGTCGGTGTACTCGCTCATTTATTCGGAAGCTTGCCGTACAAGGAGCTCGCTCCTAAGGTTGCGGAGAGCGGCTTCAGCCATGTGCAGCTAGCTTTGTGGAAGGCGATTAGCGATGTTGATTTCAGCAAGCCTGGGAACTTAAGCCCAGGCCTTGCGAATGCAATCGGCGAGCAGTTCGATAAGCATGGCGTTTCGATTTCGGTGCTTGGCTGCTATGTTCATTTATTTGAACGAGACGAGCAGCTGCGCCGTGCCAATGTGAATCGATTCAAGGAGCTGCTGCGTTATGCGAAGTATTTCGGAGCGCCAATGGTAGCTGCGGAAACGGGACGGAATGAAGGCGGAGACTACACTGACCGAGATTGGTCCGTGATGAAGGCGACATTAGAGGAGTTAGTAGAGGAAGCTGAGAAGTGGGGCGTCTTTGTCGGTCTAGAAGCGGCAAACGACCATTTAATTGGAACTGCTCCTGAGCTGGCTCGGATGCTGGGGGAGGTTCCTTCCTCCAATATCGGTGTCGTTATTGATCCTGGCAATCTGCTGACATCTTCTAATTTTGCGAGGCAGGATGAGGTCATTGGGCAAGCGTTCGAACTGCTCGGTGATCGTATTATTGCGGCTCATGCGAAGGATCGCATGCTGCTCGGGAGTGGCGAACTGGCTACCGTAACGGCTGGCCTCGGACAGATGAATTATGAGCTGTATATGAAGCTTTTGAATCAATATAAGCCGCATGTACACATCATCATGGAAGAAGCGAAAGAGCATCAGATGGCGGAGTCAAAGGCTTATATAGATGGAATTCGTGCTCGTGTATAA
- a CDS encoding amino acid ABC transporter ATP-binding protein: MINVIDLTKTFGKNQVLKGITTTVEKGEVVALIGPSGSGKSTFLRCLNMLETPTSGVITIDGTAITDPKTNIARVRQRIGMVFQHFHLFPHMTVIDNITFAPIQVKGVSQQEARKKAMELLARVGLSDKADSYPSRLSGGQKQRVAIARSLAMEPDILLFDEPTSALDPEMVKEVLNVIRSLADSGMTMLIVTHEMKFAREAADTIYFLDNGKLVEKTKPEQFFTKPQSERAARFLEQVL; this comes from the coding sequence GTGATTAATGTAATCGACTTAACAAAAACCTTCGGCAAAAACCAAGTGCTAAAAGGAATTACAACAACCGTTGAAAAAGGAGAGGTCGTTGCTCTAATCGGACCATCCGGCTCAGGGAAATCCACCTTTCTACGTTGTTTAAATATGCTGGAGACACCGACTTCCGGCGTGATTACAATAGATGGAACAGCCATTACCGATCCCAAAACAAATATTGCCCGCGTGCGGCAGCGGATCGGCATGGTATTCCAGCATTTTCACCTATTCCCGCATATGACCGTGATCGACAATATTACGTTTGCTCCGATTCAGGTCAAAGGAGTATCGCAGCAGGAAGCCCGTAAGAAAGCGATGGAGCTGCTAGCTCGCGTAGGTCTCTCGGACAAAGCAGATAGTTATCCATCCCGCTTATCCGGCGGTCAGAAGCAGCGCGTTGCGATCGCAAGAAGCTTAGCGATGGAACCCGACATCCTGCTGTTCGATGAGCCAACCTCTGCGCTTGATCCTGAGATGGTCAAAGAGGTGCTTAATGTTATTCGCAGCCTTGCCGACAGCGGCATGACGATGCTTATTGTTACGCATGAAATGAAATTTGCCCGCGAAGCTGCGGATACGATTTATTTCCTAGATAACGGCAAGCTTGTTGAAAAAACGAAGCCCGAGCAGTTTTTCACTAAGCCGCAAAGCGAGAGAGCTGCACGTTTTCTGGAACAGGTGCTTTAA
- a CDS encoding glycoside hydrolase family 88 protein, with protein MRNDVKMTPIDWARAACDSLMDTYLPEKLPPAGRWHYHQGVFLCGMEMLWQAEGDERYAAYIKRYVDKLVDECGNFDFARDELDAIQVGLLLFRLDEQGDERKYRIAADKLRGLFDTLHRTSEGGFWHKDKYAYNMWLDGLYMGGVFALKYANAYGDIGLRDLVLHQEQLMRRYMRDEKTGLLYHAWDESKQMPWADPETGCSPEFWGRSLGWYGLAVAQFLDEIAEGEVGRAEMEAVLADFSQSLIKYQDGESGLWYQVLDKGHLADNWLETSCTCLFVYTLARAYKLGLVGDECLDAARRGFEGLVRVVQADKQGRFILPDICIGTSAGDYENYVTRPTSQNDLHGVGAFIMACVEMESLVYRMG; from the coding sequence ATGCGAAATGATGTGAAAATGACACCTATCGATTGGGCGAGAGCCGCTTGTGACTCATTAATGGACACCTATTTGCCAGAAAAGCTTCCTCCTGCTGGCCGCTGGCATTATCACCAAGGCGTGTTTCTTTGCGGGATGGAGATGCTGTGGCAGGCGGAGGGGGATGAACGTTACGCTGCTTATATTAAGCGCTACGTAGACAAGCTGGTGGATGAATGCGGCAACTTTGATTTTGCCCGTGACGAGCTGGATGCTATCCAAGTGGGGCTGTTATTGTTCCGTTTAGATGAACAAGGCGATGAGCGTAAATACCGAATCGCAGCCGATAAGCTGCGCGGCCTGTTCGACACGCTGCACCGCACCTCGGAGGGCGGCTTTTGGCACAAGGATAAATATGCATACAATATGTGGCTGGACGGCTTGTATATGGGCGGAGTATTTGCGCTAAAATATGCGAATGCCTACGGAGATATAGGGCTGCGCGATTTGGTGCTGCATCAAGAGCAGCTGATGCGCCGCTATATGAGAGATGAGAAGACGGGGCTGCTCTATCACGCTTGGGATGAGAGCAAGCAGATGCCTTGGGCAGATCCTGAGACCGGCTGTTCGCCAGAGTTTTGGGGTCGGTCACTTGGTTGGTACGGTCTTGCAGTGGCTCAGTTTCTTGATGAAATAGCGGAAGGCGAAGTGGGACGTGCTGAGATGGAAGCCGTGCTGGCTGATTTCTCCCAGTCGCTGATTAAGTATCAGGATGGAGAGAGCGGGCTCTGGTATCAGGTCTTGGACAAAGGCCATTTGGCTGATAATTGGCTGGAAACTTCTTGTACTTGTTTGTTCGTTTATACGCTAGCAAGAGCCTATAAGCTTGGCCTTGTAGGAGATGAGTGCTTGGATGCGGCAAGGCGCGGGTTTGAAGGGCTTGTTCGAGTGGTGCAGGCTGACAAGCAGGGGCGTTTCATCCTGCCGGATATTTGCATTGGCACCTCAGCTGGCGATTATGAAAACTACGTCACGCGCCCAACGAGCCAGAACGATCTGCACGGCGTCGGTGCTTTCATTATGGCATGTGTTGAGATGGAGTCGCTTGTTTATCGGATGGGGTAG